The sequence below is a genomic window from Venturia canescens isolate UGA chromosome 9, ASM1945775v1, whole genome shotgun sequence.
CGCGCGGAGAATTTGCGATTGAAATCGCAGTGCGAAGTTGCGGAGAAACGTTTGAAAGAAACGGAAGCAATGCTCAACGATCAAAGAGAACAATCTGAAATCGACGTCGTAACGACCTCGAAACATGCCGAAATATTGCGAAAGGTTGAGACCCTCAATGCAATCACGGATTCGAACAGAGTGTTGAGAGAGGAACGCGATGCTTTAGCAGCGAAATTGGCAGATCTTGAAGCGAAGGTAAACGTTTTTTCGGCCGAAGTGATTCCTCTCCGGAAGAAAACTCGGGATCTTACTGCAAAGTTGGAAGTTCTGACACAAGAGAACACGAGCATAAAGGCGGACGTTGCGAGATGGAGACAGAGAGCGAATACTCTCGTGGAGAGAGCGAACAAAGCGAGCCCTGACGACTGGCGCAGACTGCAGACCGAGCGCGAAAATCTCAGCAAATTGCTCACTTCGGAACGCGAGACTCACGCTAAGCGTACGGAAGAATTTAACgttgtcaaaattgaaaaatccagAATGGAAGAACAACTGACGGCATCTCAGAGACAAATACAAGCGCAAACCGAGCAAATTGCTAAATTGTCGGAAGAAACGCGTAAACTCAGTTCAGATCTGAACGAATCGATTGCCGATTCGACCACCAAATTGAAGGATATTGCGACGCTGAAGAAAGAACTGGCCGACAAAGAAGCCATTTTGACAGACGTTAAGAACAAGGAGATACAAATACGTAAAATCGCGAAGAAGTACAAAACGCAGTACGAGGAATTGGCGAAGACggtggaggaagaaaaaacaaagctCGAAGAGTCCCAAGCAATGGGAAGTACGAGCACATCGGCGGAAGAGGCAGCGCAATCTAATCAAGAACGCGACAATCAGTTGCGCGAGGAAGGCCGTTTGGAGTTGCGTCAAGCGAACGAAGAGCTTACCGCAAGAATCGAAGAGTTGAACCGTCAAATAGAAAGAGCACAAAGCGAGGCGGATACGTTGAGAGCAGAGATCGAAACGATGAAACAATCAGGTTTGGAGAAGGAAGAGCGCACGAAACATTTGTTGAAAGGCGCACGAACGAAGATCGTGCAATTAGCGGAAGCCAAGAAAAAATGTGACAGAGAATTAGCAGAATTGAAGGTGAAAATAGATTTCAACAATGCGGATCAGGACAGTAACGAAGCTGATGCAAGATTGGCTGCTCTTAAATCTCAAATGGAAGGAAGAATATCACGTTTGGAACACGAGAAAGCTGAAGCACACGCCGAAAAAGAAGCTATGCTGCAACGATACTCCCAGCTTCAAAGACAATTAGCAGTTGGCGCTGGCAGCGTAGGTGCTACCAGTGAACCACCAACAGCCAACATAAAACCGATGTCCGCACGCGCAGAAACACCCCTCGCCAGCATACGACCGATGAGCGTGACTCCTCAATCGCGAACCGCCGCTGTATTGCCAACGACGGCGAGTATTCCTGTTCTCGTGAATCctcaacagcagcagcagcagcagcaacaacaacaacaacaacaacaacaacaacaacaacaacaacaacagcaacaacagcagcagcagcaacaacaacaacaggtCGTCCACACGACAGAAACCAGTTCACCGACTAGCAGTCATACAGATTATCAACCAGCGAGTACCAGCAGTACCGCAGTTTCCCAAACAGCACCGAGCAATTTGCGACAACTCGCTGTTCAACCACAATTAAGCGAATCGGCGGAATCTACCCAGCGAGAAGAGTCCGAAAACGTCGAAAGCATCAGCGTCCCACAGGCGCAACAAGTCCAGCAGCAACAAGCCCAGCAACAACAACCGCAACAACAATCGAGCTGCCAAAATGCCCAGCAACAACAAgcgcagcaacagcagcagcagcagcaacaacaacagcaacaacaacagcagcaacagcaacagcagatCCAACCTCAACCACAACAACACCAAGATCAACAACCGCAAACCGTCGCCCTTGTCAGCCCTCGCGTCGAACAACAGAatcaacaacagcagcaacagcccATTCAACAACAACAATCAATCGCCACCAGCGATCAACAACAAACTGTTGCCAGCAGCTCTACTCAGTCTGTGAGCACTTCTCAAACCTCCACTGGACACAAACGTCCCAGATCACTCGAACCGACTGCTTCAGGCTCAGCTGACAACGAAACTCCCGAACACAGTAGAGAAGGACACGAGCCCAGCCCTAATGCAAAACGTAGCAGAACTCAAGAATTGGCCAGCACCGCTGCTACCACCAGCGGTTCTGACGTCGAGTATCAAGTaaggttttcatttttacagatTTATTTTGCtttcaatttacaaaaatgatCGAAGCGAGTATCGAACTAATATCGATACTTTTATCATTAATACGATAACTTTTTACTGAACGGAATGCTTTGGTTGCACAATCCAACCAACCGATTTCCCGATCAATGAAACACCTGCTAATTGTTCAATTCTGCGTCAGAATTTCTGCGTAAAATTTGAACTGAGTGCCAGAACAATGTTGGGTCATTAGATCGCTTCTCGGGCATGTTAGACGAACgaacatgaatttttatttgaaattcagGTGCCAACTTCGAGCCAACGCGATCAAGATGAAGAAGTAGAAGACGGTTGTGTCGTAGTGGTCGATTGTGACGAGGGCGAAGGTGGCAGTCATCATCAAGtacaagaagaagaagaattcGATAACGAAGCTTACGAGGAAATGGAAGAGgacgaggaggaagaagaagaagaggaagaggaggaagaaCTCCCTTATGGCGTCGAAGTTGAAGTCGAAACTGACAACAACGAGGTAGAGATAATAATGGAGGACGATCCACGAAGCGTCGAAGTACCAAGACAACAGCAACAGGCTATCCCGATTAGCCAACCGCAGCAACAACAATCCGAAGCCATCAGCAGTGCTGGACCGACCGGAGAACCGAGTTCAGCTTTTGCTACGAGATCGACGCGTGGGATTGCTCCTATGCCTCGACAACAGCAACATTTGCTTTTAGTgagttttcttttcgttcgttCCGAAGATATCCATTAATTCATTTCTGCACACCGAATAATCCCTTTTTGTTTGTTCACGTCGCTTCATTCTTTTGTTCTCTTACTTATTTCAGCCCCAACAAGGATATGAAGACGGTGGCGATGACAGTATCGTGCCGAGTACACCGACCCTATTCGTGCCACGTCGTGGTGATGGATTTGGCGAAGCTGTGAGTTCACCACAAGTACCCCAAGGACGTTTCACATTCGGTGATGCAGCTGCACCCACTGCTGCTTCTTCGACCCCGTCTCTCGCGACTCCAACGGGACCGACCGCGAGAACAATGTTCGGTTCTTCGGGTTCTGGTCTGGCCCAAGTTGTGCAAGAAGGCATGGACGATACGCGCATGGATTTGACTCAACTCGAAGATGGTGGTACTGGACGAAGTGTTCCTACGACTCCTCTGCAAGTTTCACCAGCCGCCGATTTGCCACCTTCGGTAATATtgcttttcaaaataaatattagttGACCTTTTCGAGAAAGTAAGACACCTTTGAGAAATTGTACATCGACGATCGACCATCTCAACATTTCATCGAAGCAAAATATCATTCTATAAATAGTaaagcaacttttttttttcattatataaaATGATCTGACTGAGTTTTCGAAACGCACATAATTTCTTCCGAATATTATAGAGTAATCACtgttcaaaaaattctcaaatattcaataaaaatttgatttttattttgattggaTACCAGACGAGTGGCGGAGTTTCGGAAGAACAGGAAACTCCCGTTTCCGGTACAGCGGCCGCGGTCACAACTGGATCGTCTTCCAACGATCCTAGTGGACAATTGTCCAGTATTCCGAGTATACGCGTTACAGCCGACGGTCAAGAACACACTCACATGGAAGCCGTACCCGGATCGAGCACACTAACTCCAAACGACGGTACGAACTTCATTGTCCGAATATAAATAAGAGAATGTTGAattgaatacgaaaaaaaaagacaaattctaccattatttttcgtttcgtattttttcttacacgTTCCTCGCTCGTATTTCGAAATCAACGTCTCGTTGAATAAAAAGCCGTTGAGAAAAgttttacagaaaaaaaaatataaatatttaatcagatatatttttttattctgcagGTGTTAGTTCTGAAAGTGATCAGCAAACTGCTGAGGCTGGAGCATCAGCGACAGGAGTCGTCGATGACGATTCGATTGACACCGGTGTCGATGAAGAGGATGTTGAGGAGGAAGGACGCGAAGCTGAGGCTTCTCCATCGAGCAATACTCGACAAAGATCCATAAGAGCCGCGGCTGCTGCTGCAGCAGCGGCTACAGCTTCTGGAAGTCCTGCGGTTCGTGGTACGGGGTTGAGACGAGCAGCTCGCGGTGCTTTTAGGGTCGCTCGGGGCTCTAGGCCAACCCCTATTGTTTGGGACAGTCAAGGTGGCCGTGGTAAGTCAACAATTTGAGCATATTATTATAACACTGACTTGAACATTTttgcgaaaaaatattttttattgatcattgCCTTTTATGCAGTTCTAAATTATTCATTCCcaatctttattttttacagGTCAAGGACAAGCGCGTGGACAAGCGACACGAGGCACACCGAACGAGGGTACGAGAGGACGCGGAGTTCGTGCAAGAGCTCGCAACATGCGATTGAAATACAATTACAATCCGCGATATTGAACTTAAAAATGGAGAGGCGtcgataaaatttcatcaagaatcatcgtgaaaaactttatttAAATGGCAAAGCATGTGACAGTGATCGTCACGTGAcggaaaaatataacgaaGACCATCGAACCATTTAGTGATTCCGTAtatcaatgagaaatttgaaGATTTTATCATTGATGACGGATGCAAATATGAATATGATATACTTGGTGTTTTTTGCTGAATGATACATCAGTTACgtagaaacttttttccaaacaTTCGAATAACGAGTGACTCTCATTCCGTTCCGCAGTAAATGCCGTCAAATgatttcttcaaatatttttattccatatgctgactttcaatttcttcttttcttcatttaactttttttatcaatatttgtCGATGGTTTGTTTCAACTTTTCTACAATTCCTACAAATAATATGTTTCATTTGTACAATTTCAGTCAATAACCGTAAACATAAAGGAGCGATAGGAATGTGTAATCCATAAATTCATCGCTTATTCGCTATGAAGATTCTTCCAAGAGACTCAATCTCGTGATTAACGAATCGAACGAACTCTCTTTCAATGCTGCGATTCCATTTAGTTTATAATAAACAAACGAAAGATGCGTTTAAGACAAATAACTATTTCAGTATGTGAAATAACTGGACATCGTCATcattaatgaataaataattattaaaaagtGAATGTATATAATTTGACGATAAACTTTGTATCGCACAAgaatcgaagaatttttctttttttctaaactAAACAAATGTTTCTTTTACATctaaaaactcaatttttcatatcttCTCGTTCATTTAAGAATTACAGATTAATGGGGCCACAGGCTTTTTACAGGCGTAAGTAAATAATACATACGTATTCGCACA
It includes:
- the Mgtor gene encoding nucleoprotein TPR, which produces METTEENEHDVLKKVLTNEELAQIPQEICRKLTTYFTEHFEEYLTAKAVFQHGRQSLEQKVEKLQKENAEQKLDLDECKGKLELAESFSCELQTRLDEAKNEIYKLQESVKRLSKENSEFRRQRDAAVDERDTLQMQAERRDNDVERMRTELASLGSQLQAAVTAKCQALAKIEEIQSREITVDFKEKRFEQERTLLSQQIASLEEELSKRTSELQTTRAESSARALLTNTRLQQRDEELRIANEAVSQLREAIGNSQRRSDELAQKLEEQRSHELSMHSSYREEVGAQTRLADLYKGMADEANAKAEEFSEAVKELQSLLEQATEQYGTLETEYGQLKQQHDETIAENTEKIRELEKELERANELLKNIKQERLDQAVEQLAPTAAIASRVLKKGLSLTQIYTQLVDATNELALEREENERMKSQMDVILRELEEKAPAVQQQREALELTLENIATLENQLEEINAENNRLRETAEESDRMAKHHTRENMRLKSELADLARQVCFLLKELQDSRGSGTINTSGDFSTSMETDLSSSQIISKKLVTFRDIEELQENNQKLLSIVRTLSSRQEEIERATHEINTGEMKEKLDLYLEQLADMQAAMDRQTKMVDGLVRQRDMYKNMYQQSLKQSNAPAPKENSESIEKEETRPSNDEESTEVNKSVKVSTEEKEMIAKLEKKAVEFEIKWKQVSDEYETYKKEKAAHERMISEEVDRLRKEAETNSTRCCRLKAQLDTANERFGLLQANVASYKSQIKTLEEKCSNYNTTIGKHEQSLMILKDEAMSAQSLLSRAEVKVENLRQERQLLRDSESRLMKEREVLHRERQTQAMLRADVESIKASLERSQAEGQLRAEQRLDDATRECAALRRRLQEEQDRFRELSSHLERQLTLAQERLKEEHDLAERTCNELEEARNAKAELERKAEELEAKLRESAANSRAKPITGDENLAKRLKELEIQLANSNATVRSLSEQLKASRQQSQQYCDIAESTEAQLRELTTQHEQTKRELQTTLESSREEAANLAKRVKELEAELVKAQSGLQETDAELREKLIAAEAKLEELDEVKGELELIKSDLQSASQAAKEAEEKYAREMVLHSADLQTLAKLKEESQSVQQTVAQLSQEKSSAIEALEMAKATWQEREKRLTSEIEEVQKRVDDLDAQNALLHNQIQELSDRAAIMQSNRSSMGGQENLDVSMEQMNRSFTGLEEDSKSAEQLLKIIKYLRREKDLIVAKFDVLRAENLRLKSQCEVAEKRLKETEAMLNDQREQSEIDVVTTSKHAEILRKVETLNAITDSNRVLREERDALAAKLADLEAKVNVFSAEVIPLRKKTRDLTAKLEVLTQENTSIKADVARWRQRANTLVERANKASPDDWRRLQTERENLSKLLTSERETHAKRTEEFNVVKIEKSRMEEQLTASQRQIQAQTEQIAKLSEETRKLSSDLNESIADSTTKLKDIATLKKELADKEAILTDVKNKEIQIRKIAKKYKTQYEELAKTVEEEKTKLEESQAMGSTSTSAEEAAQSNQERDNQLREEGRLELRQANEELTARIEELNRQIERAQSEADTLRAEIETMKQSGLEKEERTKHLLKGARTKIVQLAEAKKKCDRELAELKVKIDFNNADQDSNEADARLAALKSQMEGRISRLEHEKAEAHAEKEAMLQRYSQLQRQLAVGAGSVGATSEPPTANIKPMSARAETPLASIRPMSVTPQSRTAAVLPTTASIPVLVNPQQQQQQQQQQQQQQQQQQQQQQQQQQQQQQQQQQVVHTTETSSPTSSHTDYQPASTSSTAVSQTAPSNLRQLAVQPQLSESAESTQREESENVESISVPQAQQVQQQQAQQQQPQQQSSCQNAQQQQAQQQQQQQQQQQQQQQQQQQQQIQPQPQQHQDQQPQTVALVSPRVEQQNQQQQQQPIQQQQSIATSDQQQTVASSSTQSVSTSQTSTGHKRPRSLEPTASGSADNETPEHSREGHEPSPNAKRSRTQELASTAATTSGSDVEYQVPTSSQRDQDEEVEDGCVVVVDCDEGEGGSHHQVQEEEEFDNEAYEEMEEDEEEEEEEEEEEELPYGVEVEVETDNNEVEIIMEDDPRSVEVPRQQQQAIPISQPQQQQSEAISSAGPTGEPSSAFATRSTRGIAPMPRQQQHLLLPQQGYEDGGDDSIVPSTPTLFVPRRGDGFGEAVSSPQVPQGRFTFGDAAAPTAASSTPSLATPTGPTARTMFGSSGSGLAQVVQEGMDDTRMDLTQLEDGGTGRSVPTTPLQVSPAADLPPSTSGGVSEEQETPVSGTAAAVTTGSSSNDPSGQLSSIPSIRVTADGQEHTHMEAVPGSSTLTPNDGVSSESDQQTAEAGASATGVVDDDSIDTGVDEEDVEEEGREAEASPSSNTRQRSIRAAAAAAAAATASGSPAVRGTGLRRAARGAFRVARGSRPTPIVWDSQGGRGQGQARGQATRGTPNEGTRGRGVRARARNMRLKYNYNPRY